A window from Danio aesculapii chromosome 6, fDanAes4.1, whole genome shotgun sequence encodes these proteins:
- the fhit gene encoding bis(5'-adenosyl)-triphosphatase — MATFRFGQHIIKSSAVFLKTELSFALVNRKPVVPGHVLVCPLRVVERFRDLRPDEVTDLFMTTQRVSSQIEKHFQASSLTICVQDGHEAGQTVKHVHVHVLPRKAGDFEKNDSIYDELQKHDRESQDVPSQWRSEEEMAKEASDIRSLFS, encoded by the coding sequence ATGGCTACGTTTCGCTTCGGGCAGCACATCATAAagtcctcggctgtgtttttgaAGACGGAGTTGTCCTTCGCCCTAGTCAACCGAAAGCCGGTCGTGCCTGGTCATGTTCTAGTGTGTCCTCTCCGTGTGGTCGAGAGGTTTCGGGATCTTCGTCCTGATGAAGTGACGGATCTGTTCATGACCACACAGAGAGTTTCCAGTCAAATAGAGAAACACTTCCAGGCGTCCTCCCTCACCATCTGCGTACAGGACGGACATGAGGCAGGACAGACGGTCAAGCATGTCCATGTCCACGTGCTGCCGAGGAAGGCTGGAGACTTCGAGAAGAATGACAGCATCTATGATGAGCTCCAGAAACATGACCGGGAGAGCCAGGATGTCCCTTCTCAATGGAGATCAGAAGAAGAGATGGCTAAAGAGGCCAGTGATATACGCAGCCTCTTCAGCTAA
- the hyal2a gene encoding hyaluronidase-2 — protein MSKPLSWKTKAMAHWIRLYWRICLLVHLTLAEDLKPTRWPLYPQKPLVLVWNAPTEDCRPRHKVHFQLDQFQIVASPNQGFTKQNLTIFYKDRLGLYPHYEDGTAVNGGLPQIASLTQHLEKMPEGIEKYIRDPLAKGLAVIDWEEWRPLWIRNWEAKEIYKSQSKRLVSQKNPDWSVPQISKTAQMEFELSSRKFMKETLRLAKSLRPHQLWGFYLFPDCYNHDYRNSLESYTGRCPDVELVRNDLLKWLWTESTALFPSIYMGSVLRSTSSGRQFVRNRVKEGMRLASVGEGLARPVFVYSRPTYANELEVLTETDLVSTIGESVALGAAGIVLWGDAAYASSNASCSSINQYLRGPLGQYLLNVSTAAEQCSHFLCSSHGRCLRRNADTDTYLHLDPKTHTIVGQGSEMRVRGDLSVKEHRRMTKDFQCQCFSGYQGERCDLEDPLQQRGDGNTLKALWIYLLSPVLLHLLT, from the exons ATGTCAAAG CCCCTATCGTGGAAAACCAAAGCGATGGCTCATTGGATTCGACTTTACTGGAGAATCTGTTTGCTGGTTCATCTAACTCTAGCTGAAGATCTAAAGCCCACCAGATGGCCTCTTTACCCCCAAAAACCTCTGGTTCTGGTCTGGAATGCTCCAACCGAAGACTGCAGGCCTCGCCACAAAGTTCATTTTCAGCTCGATCAGTTTCAGATCGTGGCTTCACCAAACCAAGGCTTCACCAAGCAGAACCTCACCATCTTTTACAAAGACCGCCTGGGCCTGTATCCCCATTATGAGGATGGTACTGCCGTCAATGGTGGCCTACCACAAATCGCAAGCCTCACGCAACATCTAGAGAAAATGCCGGAGGGAATTGAGAAGTACATTCGGGATCCATTGGCTAAGGGTCTGGCTGTCATCGATTGGGAGGAATGGCGTCCATTGTGGATACGAAATTGGGAAGCTAAAGAAATTTACAAAAGCCAGTCAAAACGTTTAGTGAGCCAAAAAAACCCGGATTGGTCTGTTCCCCAGATAAGCAAAACGGCCCAAATGGAGTTTGAGTTGTCCAGTCGTAAATTCATGAAGGAGACCTTGCGGTTGGCTAAAAGTTTGCGCCCCCACCAATTGTGGGGCTTCTACCTCTTCCCCGACTGCTACAACCACGACTACCGTAACAGTCTGGAGAGCTATACGGGCCGCTGTCCGGATGTGGAGTTGGTCAGAAACGACCTGCTGAAGTGGCTGTGGACTGAAAGCACAGCACTCTTTCCGTCAATATACATGGGCTCTGTGTTGCGTTCAACATCCTCCGGGCGCCAGTTTGTCCGAAACCGGGTGAAGGAGGGAATGAGATTGGCATCGGTGGGAGAGGGACTGGCACGTCCTGTTTTTGTCTACAGCCGCCCTACGTATGCCAATGAGCTGGAAGTGCTGACAGAG ACTGATCTGGTGTCCACTATTGGGGAAAGTGTGGCTCTGGGCGCAGCTGGTATCGTTCTCTGGGGTGACGCTGCTTATGCCAGCAGCAAT GCCAGTTGTTCCAGTATAAACCAGTACTTGCGCGGTCCACTGGGCCAGTACCTGCTGAACGTCTCCACTGCTGCCGAACAGTGCAGTCATTTTCTGTGCAGTTCCCATGGACGGTGTCTGCGCAGAAATGCAGACACGGACACATATCTGCATCTTGACCCAAAGACGCACACAATAGTCGGCCAAGGGAGTGAAATGCGAGTGAGAGGAGATTTGAGTGTTAAAGAGCACCGGCGGATGACTAAAGACTTCCAGTGTCAGTGCTTCAGCGGGTATCAGGGCGAAAGATGTGATCTTGAGGACCCTCTTCAGCAGCGAGGAGATGGAAATACGCTTAAAGCACTATGGATTTATCTTCTCTCTCCAGTCCTGCTGCATTTACTGACATGA